Below is a window of Escherichia coli DSM 30083 = JCM 1649 = ATCC 11775 DNA.
TCTCGACTGGATCACACCGTACCAGAAGGTGAAAAACACCTCCTTTGCCCCCGGTAATGTGTCCATTAAATGGTACGAGGACGGCACGCTGAATCTGGCGGCAAACTGCCTTGACCGCCATCTGCAAGAAAACGGCGATCGTACCGCCATCATCTGGGAAGGCGACGACGCCAGCCAGAGCAAACATATTAGCTATAAAGAGCTGCACCGCGACGTCTGCCGCTTCGCCAATACCCTGCTCGAACTGGGCATTAAAAAAGGTGACGTAGTTGCGATTTATATGCCGATGGTACCGGAAGCCGCGGTCGCGATGCTGGCCTGCGCCCGCATTGGCGCGGTACATTCGGTGATTTTCGGCGGCTTCTCGCCGGAAGCCGTTGCCGGACGCATTATCGACTCCAGTTCACGACTGGTGATCACTTCCGACGAAGGTGTGCGTGCCGGGCGTAGTATTCCGCTGAAGAAAAACGTTGATGACGCGCTGAAAAACCCGAACGTCACCAGCGTAGAGCATGTGGTGGTACTGAAGCGTACTGGCGGAAAAATTGACTGGCAGGAAGGGCGCGACCTGTGGTGGCACGACCTGGTTGAGCAAGCCAGCGATCAGCACCAGGCGGAAGAGATGAACGCCGAAGATCCGCTGTTTATTCTCTATACCTCCGGTTCTACCGGTAAGCCAAAAGGCGTGCTGCACACTACCGGCGGTTATCTGGTGTACGCGGCGCTGACCTTTAAATATGTCTTTGATTATCATCCGGGCGACATCTACTGGTGCACCGCCGATGTGGGCTGGGTTACCGGACACAGTTATTTGCTGTATGGCCCGCTGGCCTGCGGCGCGACCACGCTGATGTTTGAAGGCGTACCGAACTGGCCGACGCCTGCCCGTATGGCGCAGGTGGTGGACAAGCATCAGGTCAATATTCTCTATACCGCGCCCACGGCGATTCGCGCGCTGATGGCGGAAGGCGATAAAGCGATCGAAGGCACCGACCGTTCGTCGCTGCGCATTCTCGGTTCCGTGGGCGAGCCAATTAACCCGGAAGCGTGGGAGTGGTACTGGAAGAAGATCGGCAATGAGAAATGCCCGGTGGTCGACACCTGGTGGCAGACCGAAACTGGCGGTTTCATGATCACGCCACTGCCTGGCGCTACCGAGCTGAAAGCCGGTTCGGCAACACGTCCGTTCTTCGGCGTGCAACCAGCGCTGGTCGATAACGAAGGTAACCCGCTGGAGGGGGCCACCGAAGGCAGTCTGGTGATCACCGACTCCTGGCCGGGTCAGGCGCGTACTCTGTTTGGCGATCACGAACGTTTTGAGCAGACCTACTTCTCCACCTTCAAAAATATGTATTTCAGCGGCGACGGCGCGCGTCGCGATGAAGATGGCTATTACTGGATCACCGGGCGCGTGGACGACGTGCTGAACGTCTCCGGTCACCGCCTGGGGACGGCAGAGATTGAGTCGGCGCTGGTGGCGCATCCGAAAATTGCCGAAGCCGCTGTGGTCGGTATTCCGCACAATATTAAAGGTCAGGCGATCTACGCCTACGTCACGCTTAATCACGGGGAGGAACCGTCACCAGAACTGTACGCAGAAGTCCGCAACTGGGTGCGTAAAGAGATTGGCCCGCTGGCGACGCCAGACGTGCTGCACTGGACCGACTCCCTGCCTAAAACCCGCTCCGGCAAAATTATGCGCCGTATTCTGCGCAAAATTGCGGCGGGCGATACCAGCAACCTGGGCGATACCTCGACGCTTGCCGATCCTGGCGTAGTCGAGAAGCTGCTTGAAGAGAAGCAGGCCATCGCGATGCCATCGTAACCCACAATTGCCGGATGCGAGTCGGTAACGGTTTGTAGGCCTGATAAGACGCGACAGCGGCGCATCAGGCGCTGGTTGCCGGATGCGGCGTGAACGCCTTATCCGGCCTACATTCGGCAACGGCTGTAGGCCTGATAAGACGCGACAGCGTCGCATCAGGCATTGATTGCCGGATGCGGCGTATAACGCCTTATCCGGCCTACATTCGGCAAGGGTTACCCAAGCGTTAACCTTCTCCCATAAGGGAGCGGGAATTAAAACAATCCCTACATTACCTCTGGAGAATCTGTGATGAATGGTACGATTTATCAGCGGATAGAAGACAATGCGCATTTCAGGGAGTTAGTCGAAAAACGGCAACGGTTTGCCACCATCCTGTCGATTATTATGCTGGCAGTTTATATCGGCTTTATTTTACTGATCGCCTTCGCGCCCGGCTGGCTGGGCACCCCGCTGAATCCGAACACCAGCGTCACACGCGGTATTCCAGTCGGTGTCGGGGTAATTGTGATCTCCTTTGTTCTCACTGGTATCTACATCTGGCGGGCGAACGGCGAATTCGACCGTCTTAATAACGAAGTCCTGCATGAGGTACAAGCATCATGAAAAGAGTTCTGACGGCGCTTGCCGCCACACTCCCTTTCGCAGCTAACGCCGCGGATGCTATTAGCGGGGCCGTAGAGCGTCAGCCAACGAACTGGCAGGCGATTATTATGTTCCTGATTTTCGTCGTGTTTACGCTCGGCATTACCTACTGGGCGTCAAAACGCGTACGTTCGCGTAATGACTACTACACCGCAGGCGGCAATATCACCGGTTTTCAGAACGGGCTGGCGATTGCCGGGGACTATATGTCCGCCGCCTCATTCTTGGGGATCTCCGCGCTGGTGTTTACCTCCGGCTATGACGGCTTAATTTACTCGCTAGGCTTCCTGGTAGGCTGGCCGATCATTTTGTTCCTGATCGCCGAACGTCTGCGTAACCTCGGTCGCTACACCTTTGCCGATGTGGCCTCTTACCGTCTGAAACAAGGGCCGATTCGTATTCTTTCAGCCTGTGGTTCTCTGGTGGTGGTGGCGCTTTACCTTATCGCCCAGATGGTGGGCGCAGGTAAACTGATCGAGCTGCTGTTTGGCCTTAACTATCACATTGCGGTAGTGCTGGTCGGCGTGCTGATGATGATGTACGTCCTGTTCGGCGGCATGCTGGCGACCACCTGGGTACAAATTATTAAAGCCGTGCTGTTGCTGTTCGGTGCCAGCTTTATGGCCTTTATGGTGATGAAACACGTCGGCTTTAGCTTCAACAATCTGTTCAGCGAAGCGATGGCGGTACACCCGAAAGGTGTCGACATCATGAAGCCGGGCGGGCTGGTGAAAGATCCTATCTCCGCGCTCTCTTTGGGGCTAGGACTGATGTTTGGTACGGCGGGCTTGCCGCATATTCTGATGCGCTTCTTTACGGTCAGCGATGCCCGCGAAGCACGTAAGAGCGTGTTCTACGCCACCGGATTTATGGGCTACTTCTACATCCTGACCTTTATTATCGGCTTTGGCGCGATCATGCTGGTCGGTGCGAATCCGGAATATAAAGACGCGGCGGGCCATCTGATTGGTGGTAACAACATGGCAGCAGTTCACCTGGCCAATGCGGTGGGCGGCAACCTGTTCCTCGGCTTTATTTCAGCGGTTGCTTTCGCCACCATTCTTGCGGTGGTTGCGGGTCTGACGCTGGCGGGCGCATCGGCGGTGTCTCACGACCTGTACGCTAACGTCTTCAAAAAAGGTGCGACCGAACGTGAAGAGCTGCGGGTATCGAAAATCACCGTACTGATCCTCGGTGTGATTGCCATTATCCTCGGCGTGCTGTTTGAGAATCAGAACATCGCCTTTATGGTGGGGCTGGCGTTTGCCATCGCGGCGAGCTGTAACTTCCCGATCATTCTGCTTTCCATGTACTGGTCGAAACTGACTACCCGTGGCGCAATGCTGGGCGGCTGGTTAGGACTGATTACTGCGGTGGTGCTGATGATCCTCGGCCCGACTATTTGGGTACAGATCCTCGGTCACGAAAAAGCCATCTTCCCGTATGAATACCCGGCGCTGTTCTCTATCAGCGTGGCATTCCTCGGTATCTGGTTATTCTCGGCAACGGATAATTCAGCGGAAGGTGCGCGCGAGCGTGAACTGTTCCGTGCGCAGTTTATCCGTTCCCAGACTGGCTTTGGCGTTGAGCAGGGCCGCGCGCATTAATCTCTCCCCTTCCCCGGTCGCTTGATCGGGGAATTTCTTCAGAACATCATCCTGGCCACCAGCGGCGAAACCAATACCATCAATACACCTGAAAGCATCATGACCAGGCTTGCAACTACGCCTTCTTGTTGACCCAGTTCATATGACCGCGCAGTCCCGGCACCATGAGATGCCGCGCCGAATCCAGCACCTTTCGCCATCCCTTCGCGAATAGAGAGACGTAAAAACAACACGTCGCCAATCGCCATGCCAAACACACCGGTGACCACCACAAACAGCGCCACCAGATCAGGCTGTCCGCCGAGCGACTGGCTCGCTGCCAAAGCAAATGGCGTAGTGACCGAACGCACCGCCAGGCTACGCTGGATCTCATCTGGCAGGGTAAACAATCGCGCCAGCCACACTGAGCTGGTCACTGCCACCACCGTTGCCGTCAGTACGCCTGCCGTCAACGACATCCAGTGACGCTTAATGATCGCCCGATTGTCATACACTGGTACCGCAAAGGCGATGGTGGCCGGACCTAATAGCCATAGTAACCCGTGCGCTTCGCCAATATAGTTTTGCCAGGAAATATTGCCAAAAACCAGCAGCATAACCAGTAGCGTAGGCGTCAGCACCAGAGGCATCAATGGCAATTTACGAAAGCGGCGATAAAGGCGTTTGTTAAGAAAATAGATAACTAGCGTAATTGCCAGACAGAGCATACTTAGCTGAAAATTAGCCACGGTTTAACCTGCGCATTTCATAGCGATAGACTTTTTCCACTACCCAGGCAGTCGTGCCCAGCACCATCACCGTACTCAGCGCGATCACAGCAAAAATACGCCAGCCATCCACCAGTAATAGTTGTGCATAGTTCACCACAGCCACCACGGCAGGGACAAAAAACAGCAACATTTCGGCCAATAGCCAACGCGCCCCGGCTCGAACCCATTGCAGAGGAAGAATGCGACAAACAATCAGCGCCAGCATCAGGATCATCCCCACCAGGTTGGCAGGCAGCGGCAAATGCAGCCAGGAGACGAGATACTGCGCAAAAATAAATAAACCTGCATACAGCACAACCTGAAAAAATACCTGGATAGATTGCACTACGGCAGGGGTAATGCGGCGAAGCGCCACGGGCATGAGAGGATATCCTGAAAATAAAACAGAATGGTAAGTATAGAGAGCGCTCGCCCCTGACTGAAATGAATTAAAATCATTGCAGGTATAGTCAAAGGGAATAGTTATGGATATCAGAACGCTGCGTTATTTTGTCGAAGTCGTGCGCCAGCAAAGCTTCACCCGCGCAGCGGAGAAGTTGTTTGTCACCCAACCAACTATCAGCAAGATGCTGAAGAATCTCGAAGATGAGCTGAACTGTATATTGTTGATCCGCGATGGTCGTCGGCTGCTTCTCACTGATACTGGTCGCGTCGTATTTGAGCGCGGGCTGGCTTTACTGGCTGAGTTTCGGCAACTGGAAGCTGAGCTTAGCGATATCAATCAGCTTAAAACCGGCGTTTTGCGGCTGGGAATCCCGCCGATGGTTGGGATGTTGATGGCCGGGCCGATTGGCCTTTTTCGCCAGCGTTACCCCGGCGTAGAATTGAAAATTTCGGAGTTTGGTGGTCTGACGGTACAACAAGCGGTGATGAACGGTGAACTGGATATGGCACTGACAGCCCTGCCAGTAGAAGAAAGCGGCCTGACAACGTTATCGCTGTTTAGTCATCCACTATGTGTACTGACGCCACATTCAGGTAAATGGCTTGAATGTGATGCCGTCTCACCGGAGACATTGGCGGAACATCCTCTACTTATCTATAACGAAGATTTTGCCTTAAGTAAGCAATTGATGAAGTTATTCGATGAACATGGCGTTAAGCCGAGAATTGCAGTTCGCAGCGGGCAATGGGATTTTCTCGCCGCGATGGTTCAGGCCGGTGTCGGAATAGCCATATTGCCGGAACCCATTTGCCAGCGATTAGATAAAAACACCTTAAAATGGCTACCGCTGGAAAGCGAACTAAGCTGGAAATTAGGAATGATTTGGCGTGAGGGCGTTTACCTTTCCCACTCTGCCCACGCGTGGCTGAGCTGTTGTGAAGGATACTGGTTAACGCCAGAGTAAGTCGGGTTGGCGGGCTCGCCCGCCAACCATGCAGATTACTGATTTTCCTCAATCAGCAACGCTTCAAGCAAATCGAGATCGTGCAGTAATTTTTGCAGCGTTTCGTTACTGATCTCCCGCGTGGCGCGCAGGTGGTACAGTTCAGCACGTTCAGAACGCAATGCCGCCAGACGGAAGCGACGCTCCAGGTTCTCTTCCAGGATTGAACTTTCTACATCATTACGTCCATCGGCGCGACGACGCAGGTTACCAATGACGCGAGAACTAACCTCTGTGAGCAGCTGGTTATCGATATTCTCTTCGGTATCCGCCGCCAGACGCTCCTCCATTTTCTGGATCGCCACAATCGCCACTTCTGCCGTTGCCGCTCGTGCAATACGTTCCTCTTTCAATTGTTGCGAATGGTCCGCGACTTCTATGTGTTGTAGCAGAATAGGCAACATCACCACGCCGACAAACAATGAGAAGAGAATGACGCCAGCCGCCAGGAACACCAACTCATAGCGCGCAGGGAAGACGTTACCATCCGGCAAGAGAAGCGGGATAGAGAGCACACCGGCCAGAGTGATCGCCCCACGCACCCCGGCGAAAGACGCGATCAGGATTTCTCGTGTAGTCCACGAACCAAACTCCATCGGCTTCTTCTTCAGGAAGCGGTTGCTGAACTTTTTCATCGTCCACAGCCAGCCGAAACGGACCAGCATCAGCGCCGCATATATCAGAATAATATCGGTAAACAGCATCCAGATTTCGACGTTAGGGTCGATTTCTGCCGCCATCAGCGACGTCTCCAGAATCCCCGGCAACTGCAGACCTAACAGCAGGAACACCATGCCGTTAAAGACAAATTCCAGCATCGCCCAGGTGCTGTTTGCGCGCAGGCGCATTGCCAGCGGCGCACGGCGCATCACACCGGAGCGGGTGATGGTCATCCCGGCGGCAACCGCAGCGAGGATGCCGGAAACGCCAATATGTTCCGCAATCAGATAAGAAGCGAATGGCAGCAAGAACAGCAGAACGATCTGCGTCGCGGGTTCATCACCGCCCCAGCGGCTGAGGAATCGCAGCGAGCGACCATACAGCCAGCTCACCACAAAACCGGCGAGAATACCGCCTATTGCCACTTTCATAAATTCGACCGTCGCACCGCCGACGGTGAAGATCATTGTCCCCATCGCCACTGCCACGGCAAACTTCAACGACACCAGGCCGGAGGCGTCATTCATCAACGCTTCGCCCTGCAAAATGCCCATGATTTTTTTCGGGATGCGCCCCTCGCCAACAATCCCGGAGAGCGCTACAGCATCGGTCGGAGAAAGCACCGCAGCCAGCGCAAAGGCGGGGATCAGCGGAATGCCCGGCACCACCCAGTAAATAAGGAAGCCAATGCCGACCACGGTGACCACCACCAGCGCCAGCGCGAGGCCGAAAATCTCTCGCCCATGTTCGAGAAATTCACGGGTCGGCGTTTTCCAGCCATCAGCGAACAGCAACGGCGGGATAAACAAGACTAAAAAGAGTTCAGGATCAAACTCCACATGCAAACCAAACGTCGGCCACGCCAGTAGCGCACCGATGGCGATTTGCATAAGCGGAAGCGGGATCTGAAAGGGCATGACACGAGTGACCACCCCGGACAGCGAGACCACGAGGGTCATTATCAGTATGGTGAAGAAGATTTCCATGCGTTCCCTGTTTGCGATGTTTTTTATGATCTGAGAAAGGCGTTATGCCTGAATTCTCATTTTTTCAGAATATCGCAAAAGCT
It encodes the following:
- the acs gene encoding acetate--CoA ligase, whose protein sequence is MSQIHKHTIPANIADRCLINPQQYEAMYQQSINAPDTFWGEQGKILDWITPYQKVKNTSFAPGNVSIKWYEDGTLNLAANCLDRHLQENGDRTAIIWEGDDASQSKHISYKELHRDVCRFANTLLELGIKKGDVVAIYMPMVPEAAVAMLACARIGAVHSVIFGGFSPEAVAGRIIDSSSRLVITSDEGVRAGRSIPLKKNVDDALKNPNVTSVEHVVVLKRTGGKIDWQEGRDLWWHDLVEQASDQHQAEEMNAEDPLFILYTSGSTGKPKGVLHTTGGYLVYAALTFKYVFDYHPGDIYWCTADVGWVTGHSYLLYGPLACGATTLMFEGVPNWPTPARMAQVVDKHQVNILYTAPTAIRALMAEGDKAIEGTDRSSLRILGSVGEPINPEAWEWYWKKIGNEKCPVVDTWWQTETGGFMITPLPGATELKAGSATRPFFGVQPALVDNEGNPLEGATEGSLVITDSWPGQARTLFGDHERFEQTYFSTFKNMYFSGDGARRDEDGYYWITGRVDDVLNVSGHRLGTAEIESALVAHPKIAEAAVVGIPHNIKGQAIYAYVTLNHGEEPSPELYAEVRNWVRKEIGPLATPDVLHWTDSLPKTRSGKIMRRILRKIAAGDTSNLGDTSTLADPGVVEKLLEEKQAIAMPS
- the yjcH gene encoding DUF485 domain-containing protein, which encodes MNGTIYQRIEDNAHFRELVEKRQRFATILSIIMLAVYIGFILLIAFAPGWLGTPLNPNTSVTRGIPVGVGVIVISFVLTGIYIWRANGEFDRLNNEVLHEVQAS
- the actP gene encoding cation/acetate symporter ActP yields the protein MKRVLTALAATLPFAANAADAISGAVERQPTNWQAIIMFLIFVVFTLGITYWASKRVRSRNDYYTAGGNITGFQNGLAIAGDYMSAASFLGISALVFTSGYDGLIYSLGFLVGWPIILFLIAERLRNLGRYTFADVASYRLKQGPIRILSACGSLVVVALYLIAQMVGAGKLIELLFGLNYHIAVVLVGVLMMMYVLFGGMLATTWVQIIKAVLLLFGASFMAFMVMKHVGFSFNNLFSEAMAVHPKGVDIMKPGGLVKDPISALSLGLGLMFGTAGLPHILMRFFTVSDAREARKSVFYATGFMGYFYILTFIIGFGAIMLVGANPEYKDAAGHLIGGNNMAAVHLANAVGGNLFLGFISAVAFATILAVVAGLTLAGASAVSHDLYANVFKKGATEREELRVSKITVLILGVIAIILGVLFENQNIAFMVGLAFAIAASCNFPIILLSMYWSKLTTRGAMLGGWLGLITAVVLMILGPTIWVQILGHEKAIFPYEYPALFSISVAFLGIWLFSATDNSAEGARERELFRAQFIRSQTGFGVEQGRAH
- a CDS encoding LrgB family protein — protein: MANFQLSMLCLAITLVIYFLNKRLYRRFRKLPLMPLVLTPTLLVMLLVFGNISWQNYIGEAHGLLWLLGPATIAFAVPVYDNRAIIKRHWMSLTAGVLTATVVAVTSSVWLARLFTLPDEIQRSLAVRSVTTPFALAASQSLGGQPDLVALFVVVTGVFGMAIGDVLFLRLSIREGMAKGAGFGAASHGAGTARSYELGQQEGVVASLVMMLSGVLMVLVSPLVARMMF
- a CDS encoding CidA/LrgA family protein; translation: MPVALRRITPAVVQSIQVFFQVVLYAGLFIFAQYLVSWLHLPLPANLVGMILMLALIVCRILPLQWVRAGARWLLAEMLLFFVPAVVAVVNYAQLLLVDGWRIFAVIALSTVMVLGTTAWVVEKVYRYEMRRLNRG
- a CDS encoding LysR family transcriptional regulator; this encodes MDIRTLRYFVEVVRQQSFTRAAEKLFVTQPTISKMLKNLEDELNCILLIRDGRRLLLTDTGRVVFERGLALLAEFRQLEAELSDINQLKTGVLRLGIPPMVGMLMAGPIGLFRQRYPGVELKISEFGGLTVQQAVMNGELDMALTALPVEESGLTTLSLFSHPLCVLTPHSGKWLECDAVSPETLAEHPLLIYNEDFALSKQLMKLFDEHGVKPRIAVRSGQWDFLAAMVQAGVGIAILPEPICQRLDKNTLKWLPLESELSWKLGMIWREGVYLSHSAHAWLSCCEGYWLTPE
- the yjcE gene encoding Na+/H+ antiporter — protein: MEIFFTILIMTLVVSLSGVVTRVMPFQIPLPLMQIAIGALLAWPTFGLHVEFDPELFLVLFIPPLLFADGWKTPTREFLEHGREIFGLALALVVVTVVGIGFLIYWVVPGIPLIPAFALAAVLSPTDAVALSGIVGEGRIPKKIMGILQGEALMNDASGLVSLKFAVAVAMGTMIFTVGGATVEFMKVAIGGILAGFVVSWLYGRSLRFLSRWGGDEPATQIVLLFLLPFASYLIAEHIGVSGILAAVAAGMTITRSGVMRRAPLAMRLRANSTWAMLEFVFNGMVFLLLGLQLPGILETSLMAAEIDPNVEIWMLFTDIILIYAALMLVRFGWLWTMKKFSNRFLKKKPMEFGSWTTREILIASFAGVRGAITLAGVLSIPLLLPDGNVFPARYELVFLAAGVILFSLFVGVVMLPILLQHIEVADHSQQLKEERIARAATAEVAIVAIQKMEERLAADTEENIDNQLLTEVSSRVIGNLRRRADGRNDVESSILEENLERRFRLAALRSERAELYHLRATREISNETLQKLLHDLDLLEALLIEENQ